CTATATGCAATTATTAACAACATGATCATTGCAAAAAGTCCTCCTATCCATCCAGCAAGTAAAATTTTGCTTATTTCATTATCCACTACCACATCCAAAATCTTTGAAATGCTATTTACAAATATTACCAAGGATGCAACCAATAAAACCCCAGAAGTGATTCCTGTAGTGTAAGGAGATGCAAGAAGGTTCCTAAACAATGTTTGGAGCATCAACCCAGCCCCAGATAATGTTAAACCAACTACTATCGCTCCCAATATTGGGGGTAATCTATTGTCCCTCAATAGAAAATCCTTAAATTCACTTCCCGTTGTTCCTTTTAGTATAAAGTTTGTCACATCCCCAAAGGTTATTGACTTTGCATTTCCGCCAATATATAGCCCAATTATTGGTAGAGTTATTGATAGGATTGATAAAATTAAAATTACGACAAAACCTCTTTTTTTCATTTAAATCCCCATTTTCCTTATTTTTAAATAAATAAAAATTGCTATTGGTGCTCCAATTATTGACAATGGACAGGAAAGTCCAAGGACATTTGAAGACTCTGGGACAACCACTCCAGGTCTAACCAATATATCTGCAATTATTAGAAACAAACTCCCCAATAGGGCTGTTACAGGCATTACATAGATATGTTTTGAAGTTCCACACAACATTCTTGCTAAGATAGGGCACATTATTCCTACAAACGCTATAGGTCCTGTAAATGCCACAACTGTTGCAGTTAAAATACAGGAAAGAAGTATTAACTCCATTCTTAATCTTTTAATATCAACCCCTACGCTAATTGCATACTTCTCCCCTAAAAGGTTGGCATCAAGTTTTTTTGATAGGAAAATCATTGTCAATATTGAAATTGGGATTAGGATAATACTTATAACAACTATTTGTTCTGTAGTTAATCCAGCAACAGAACCCATTCCCCACATAAAATACTCTGAAAGTTTACTACCCTCTTCAAGATAATCTGCCATATATATAATAATTGTTGCGAAACCATAAACAATAGAACCAATCATTATACCACAAATTAACAACGTTGAGATTTGCTTAACAACCCTCGCTATATTTATAACAATAAACATCGTTATCAAAGACCCAACATAAGCGGAGATTA
This sequence is a window from Methanotorris formicicus Mc-S-70. Protein-coding genes within it:
- a CDS encoding FecCD family ABC transporter permease codes for the protein MGAKRVVFLCVLLSSLIVISSIYSLAAGSVKITSEEVKNYILKGTTGNEIKDKIIGKLRILRTIGAIIAGMSIALAGILMQGYFRNPLADPYLTGVASGASLGVVLYIFTSILFGFGIPHNIWGMIISAYVGSLITMFIVINIARVVKQISTLLICGIMIGSIVYGFATIIIYMADYLEEGSKLSEYFMWGMGSVAGLTTEQIVVISIILIPISILTMIFLSKKLDANLLGEKYAISVGVDIKRLRMELILLSCILTATVVAFTGPIAFVGIMCPILARMLCGTSKHIYVMPVTALLGSLFLIIADILVRPGVVVPESSNVLGLSCPLSIIGAPIAIFIYLKIRKMGI